Proteins from a genomic interval of Scatophagus argus isolate fScaArg1 chromosome 6, fScaArg1.pri, whole genome shotgun sequence:
- the dda1 gene encoding DET1- and DDB1-associated protein 1, which translates to MEKADFLKGLPVYNKSNFSRFHADSVCKASNRRPSVYLPTREYPSEQIIVTEKTNILLRYLHQQWDKKNAAKKREQEQGEGDSPAPPRKIARTDSQEMNEDS; encoded by the exons GCTGATTTCTTGAAAGGACTTCCTGTCTACAATAAGAGCAACTTCAGCAGGTTTCATGCGGACTCTGTTTGTAAAGCATCT aatCGAAGACCCTCTGTGTATCTTCCAACGCGTGAATACCCCTCTGAACAGA TTATTGTAACAGAGAAAACCAACATCCTCCTGCGTTACCTCCATCAGCAGTGGGACAAAAAG AATGCGGCAAAGAAAAGGGAACAGGAGCAAGGTGAGGGTGACAGCCCAGCACCCCCGAGGAAGATTGCCAGGACAGATAGCCAAGAGATGAATGAGGACTCATAA